GCTTACCTTCATATCTGACTGAAATAATAGCGGAGAGAACAAAGACAGGAAAGTGTATCAAGCCCGTGTCATCATCAAGCCTGATGACATACCCCTGTACTGGTATAGAGGTAAATAGATGGGAAGAGCTACGGTGGACTAATATCAGATGAAGAGACTCCTTCGAAAGCCTCATGAGAAACTGTCATTTAAAACGTAACTACTGATGACAACCATGCTCCTACCTGCATTTCTCTATTTATCATGCATGTCCCTGCAACGATGACAACCTTGACTCAGCGCAAGCAGCACTTACGCAAGAGTTCTCACGGCTGGCAGGAGCTACTTGCCCAAGTAACACTGCTCAACCACAAAGGCAGTAAAATACTGGGTCTTTATTTTCAGGCATCCCATCAGTCTTCTGGTGAACTTTTCTCACCATATAAATAATGCAGTTTATGAAAATTTCATCAGGTAAAATAACTAGAAAACAGCAACTTCATCTTCCTTGATTCAAGAAAACACTTTAAGCCAAGCCTGGATGGTAACAAATATCCAGCTACATGCAAAGTTCAGTATGAAGGTGGGATATAGCCCTTTTAAGTTGAGAAAGATGTATTAAAAGTACATTCTTTAGAGCCCATATCTGAAATGGTCAAAGCAGAAGTGCAGCATGGCTTGCAAAACAGTAAGGAGATTGCAGAGGTAGTGAACGGATCTGAgaataaagtgaaaatatttaaagccttttttttttccctcctggatAGATAGGCTCTTTTCCCTCCTCAAAAGCACCCTTATTTTAAGTATTAAGTTTTTCACTGCAACactatttcttcagaaatatttagcatCATATAAATATGGAAAACACTACGCATCCTCTTCACCCTACTCCAAGAATAAGGCAGACGTTTCATTCCCTGAGGGCAGTTGCATAGCTcatgatgaggaaaaaaaaaaaagacttgagAAAGGTAAAGGCAAATTCTGTTACTGGTTATTTCACTGAGCTTTAGCACAAAGCTTTGGCAAGCCTGTTTGACACAGGAAGAGTCTGTGCAACTATTCTAACTCAGTCATACTGTCAGATGCGCTTAATAACTTGTAACATTGATTATGAAACCAGATAGTTCATGAAAGTAAGTGTCCTTTATGAGATACATGAACACCTGTTTGTTGAAGAAGTGCATGCTCTACAAGTCAGCCAAGAAATACAAATTCAAACGACACTTGCATATTTCTCTTCCACCAAAAGTGGGGAGATCAGTTTATCCATTTATCCCTTTCAAATGCGTCAAGTTTTAACAGCCCTCCTCCTTCTGGAGGCATTTTTCTATATATACAAACCAAATGTTCCTacagttaaaatacagaaataatatgTTGCCACAGGCTTGTAAGGTTTAGTTTTTACACTTAACCAATTAAAGTCCAGTGCAAACTTATAATCATGCATCTTAACAAAATCAGATTCCTGACACTATCGTTTTCTTATCCTTTTCTCAATATTTCATCTGAGGTACAGCACACTCAAGCACCAGCTAAGAAAGAATAACCATTATAGGGCACACGAGAGCTATTTTACTAAGCTCTCATTATAGGAAAAACAACATTTATAGTAGTAAGAGCTCATAAACATACTAGAGCTACACATTCAAATCTAATAACAATAGAATATAATATGttccttttaaatattaaagCCAGCACTTCGTTTTTATTAAAGGCAGAGTAAAAACACAGCAAATCTAACGATAAGAACTGAAATGCAAATGAGTAATTACGTATCAGCTTGAGAAATACTGCCCTGGTCCCCATTTTAATGCACGCCTTTTATGTCTAAtgcaagggaagaagaaaaaaaagaagggagaggtAGGGGATAGAAGTAATTTGCCTGCTCACCTGGACACATTTTCTGGAATGTACTCTAGAACTGGATACCCATCACTTCTTCTGGATGCCAACTCCGAATGCGACTTCCAGGTCTCCACTAGCGTGCTGACAGGAGGGAACGAGCTCAAGTGCTGAAATGCCTGCTCTCGAGCAACCGGTCGCGACAAAGATATTGTGCCTTGGGCACCGATCCTGTAGTGAAATGACTGTCCACCTGAATTTACACCCACAATGGCAGAGGATGGTAGACTGTTTTCTTGGTAATAGCTGCCATCATCAGGCTCCTGCTTAATTCCCACACGTAGGCCTGGATTTGGAAAACCGCTACCTTCACAACTTCCATCAAATGAAGAAACAGGTGGTCCTAAAATCCCAGAAAGAGAGTAATAGTCTTTGTCatccataaaagaaaaatacgAGCCATCTGTAAATGGGAAAGGATTTACTGTTTGATTCCCTTTAAAAGACGCACCAGAGCAGGGATGCTTGGCTGACTCTTGCTTCACCGGTACTGAAAAGGGGGAATCGGagtttattttcctgctgtcaCCAATGCACGCGCTGCCAAAGGAACCGTCTGGCTCAGGCTTTATGAACTGAACAAGGTTCATCTGACTGTTGTTGGAGATGGCGTTCTCCATTTCCTCCATCTTAGGAAATGTGAGTTCTTGAGCACCCTTGTCTTTTGTTTCTGGACTGGGAACGGTATCTTGGCTTCTGCTAGGTCCTGCTGGCGTGCTGGAAGCTGGGAATCCTAGAGAGCTGTTTATGGGGCTACAGATGGATGATCCCACAGTGCTAGCTGCTGGACTAGAACGAGTGGACCTATTATTGGCATTAGAAGGGCTGGCAATGGAGCTCCTCGAGTTCAGGTTCGCAGGACTGGACACAGAAGATCGCATAGTGATATTACTGGGACTTGAGACAGGAGATTTCACGCTGCAGTGACTGGGAGGACTAGAAATTGGTGATTTCATGCTACTTATAGGGCTAGAAAGTGGAGACCCCACATTGCTAACGTGTGCGGGACTGTGCAACATAGACCCTCGGTTTTCAACGTTCGGTGAGCGTGACAAAGGGGTTCCCTGGCCAATGGGGCTGTGCACGGCAAAGTTCCCGAAGTTAGCAGTAGTTGAGGACACAGAGTTAACTCCCGCAGGACTACACACCGAGGATGCCATGTTCTGAGGGCTGCAGCCTGAAGGGCTTTTCTCTTGACACATGATAGGGCTTTTGACAATAGCATGCATGGCACCACCGTTTACAGTGCTCCCAGAGTCTGACATCAAAGACCTCAAGGGTCTGCTGGTGCTGTGGAGGGGAGAAGAGCAGTGGCCGTTCTCCTTGTAGAGCTTCACCAGCTGCTCCACATTCTGGTACATCTTCCCTGGGCTTCCCTGGTTCTGCTGATCGTAGGGGTAATCGGCATCTCGTATCGAATCCATATATAAACCCATGGATTCGGCCACTGTTGCTGACAGCTCCTTGGACTCCGTTTCAGTTTTGATGTCAGAGGGCAGAAGACCAGGCTGACTGCTGtcttgctgcaggcaggagagtaGCTcaggtttttctttgttgtttccttGTGCACTGCTGTTTGCAAAAGCTCCAGTAGCACAGCTTACGTTTACAATCTCCATATAGTTATTGTCATCAGTCTGCTCTCCAGCACCTACAGAAGAATACTCCACAGACTGAGAAACTTGACCCCACCGTCTCTCCATATCTAAGCCTTCTGGGTAGCTGTGGTATCCTTTTGTCTCCATAACTAGCAAAGACATatacaaaaaagtaaaattaataaatgaCAGGACAGTGTGACTTCCTAAGGAAATTTCCTAATTTCCTAAGGAAACAAGGCGTATCCGCTCACTCTGTCTATCCTCTTCTCTGCCTGCCAGTCCCGTTTCCCTGCCCCATCCATCATCTCTCAACCATTTGTGCAATTTCAATCAAACCAAGGGAAAAGGTCTCACGGATATGACAGCCCTATAGATTCTGAGAGAAAACTGCTCAGCAGTCAGAAAAGATCCAAATTATTGCTCCCAGCCTTGCCCCAAAaggaacagctctgcagcatcagcACAACCACTGCCCACCATTGCTGGCCACAGCCCCACGGTCAGTGCTGCCCTTCTCGCAGGGACctggaagaaagggaagggggTAGCAAGGATGAAGGCGGAACCAGAGAGGTCCTGAAAGGACACGCTGGTGGTAGGCAGGGCATAAACCCTGTGGAAATTGGACATTACATCTCTGCTCCTCCAAGGACCTTGCACTACCATACTACAGGGAGAGCAAAGCAAGGGAGGCTGTTGTGCTAAGGGCGTTTCTCTTCATCATCCAGGGTAGCACAGGATGCTTTAGAAGGAAGCAGTAGTTCTGAGGGGCCAGGAGCTGGTCTGCCCCTTCACAGTTATGCAAACTGTTTGTACAATCACCTG
The sequence above is a segment of the Lathamus discolor isolate bLatDis1 chromosome 1, bLatDis1.hap1, whole genome shotgun sequence genome. Coding sequences within it:
- the NR3C2 gene encoding mineralocorticoid receptor isoform X4, which codes for METKGYHSYPEGLDMERRWGQVSQSVEYSSVGAGEQTDDNNYMEIVNVSCATGAFANSSAQGNNKEKPELLSCLQQDSSQPGLLPSDIKTETESKELSATVAESMGLYMDSIRDADYPYDQQNQGSPGKMYQNVEQLVKLYKENGHCSSPLHSTSRPLRSLMSDSGSTVNGGAMHAIVKSPIMCQEKSPSGCSPQNMASSVCSPAGVNSVSSTTANFGNFAVHSPIGQGTPLSRSPNVENRGSMLHSPAHVSNVGSPLSSPISSMKSPISSPPSHCSVKSPVSSPSNITMRSSVSSPANLNSRSSIASPSNANNRSTRSSPAASTVGSSICSPINSSLGFPASSTPAGPSRSQDTVPSPETKDKGAQELTFPKMEEMENAISNNSQMNLVQFIKPEPDGSFGSACIGDSRKINSDSPFSVPVKQESAKHPCSGPPVSSFDGSCEGSGFPNPGLRVGIKQEPDDGSYYQENSLPSSAIVGVNSGGQSFHYRIGAQGTISLSRPVAREQAFQHLSSFPPVSTLVETWKSHSELASRRSDGYPVLEYIPENVSSSSLRSVSTGSSRPSKVCLVCGDEASGCHYGVVTCGSCKVFFKRAVEGQHNYLCAGRNDCIIDKIRRKNCPACRLQKCLQAGMNLGARKSKKLGKLKGIHEEQPQQRQQPPPQSPEEGTTYIAPVTEPSVNTALVPHMSAISPALTPSPVKILESIEPEIVYAGYDSSKPDTAEYLLSTLNRLAGKQMIQVVKWAKILPGFRNLPLEDQITLIQYSWMCLSSFALSWRSYKHTNSQFLYFAPDLIFDEERMRQSAMFELCQGMHQISLQFVRLQLSFEEYTIMKVLLLLSTVPKDGLKSQAAFEEMRANYIKELKKMVTKCPSNSGQSWQRFYQLTKLLDSMHDLVSDLLEFCFYTFRESQALKVEFPAMLVEIISDQLPKVESGNAKPLYFHRK
- the NR3C2 gene encoding mineralocorticoid receptor isoform X5 — encoded protein: METKGYHSYPEGLDMERRWGQVSQSVEYSSVGAGEQTDDNNYMEIVNVSCATGAFANSSAQGNNKEKPELLSCLQQDSSQPGLLPSDIKTETESKELSATVAESMGLYMDSIRDADYPYDQQNQGSPGKMYQNVEQLVKLYKENGHCSSPLHSTSRPLRSLMSDSGSTVNGGAMHAIVKSPIMCQEKSPSGCSPQNMASSVCSPAGVNSVSSTTANFGNFAVHSPIGQGTPLSRSPNVENRGSMLHSPAHVSNVGSPLSSPISSMKSPISSPPSHCSVKSPVSSPSNITMRSSVSSPANLNSRSSIASPSNANNRSTRSSPAASTVGSSICSPINSSLGFPASSTPAGPSRSQDTVPSPETKDKGAQELTFPKMEEMENAISNNSQMNLVQFIKPEPDGSFGSACIGDSRKINSDSPFSVPVKQESAKHPCSGASFKGNQTVNPFPFTDGSYFSFMDDKDYYSLSGILGPPVSSFDGSCEGSGFPNPGLRVGIKQEPDDGSYYQENSLPSSAIVGVNSGGQSFHYRIGAQGTISLSRPVAREQAFQHLSSFPPVSTLVETWKSHSELASRRSDGYPVLEYIPENVSSSSLRSVSTGSSRPSKVCLVCGDEASGCHYGVVTCGSCKVFFKRAVEGQHNYLCAGRNDCIIDKIRRKNCPACRLQKCLQAGMNLGARKSKKLGKLKGIHEEQPQQRQQPPPQSPEEGTTYIAPVTEPSVNTALVPHMSAISPALTPSPVKILESIEPEIVYAGYDSSKPDTAEYLLSTLNRLAGKQMIQVVKWAKILPGFRNLPLEDQITLIQYSWMCLSSFALSWRSYKHTNSQFLYFAPDLIFDEERMRQSAMFELCQGMHQISLQFVRLQLSFEEYTIMKVLLLLSTAR
- the NR3C2 gene encoding mineralocorticoid receptor isoform X2, whose protein sequence is METKGYHSYPEGLDMERRWGQVSQSVEYSSVGAGEQTDDNNYMEIVNVSCATGAFANSSAQGNNKEKPELLSCLQQDSSQPGLLPSDIKTETESKELSATVAESMGLYMDSIRDADYPYDQQNQGSPGKMYQNVEQLVKLYKENGHCSSPLHSTSRPLRSLMSDSGSTVNGGAMHAIVKSPIMCQEKSPSGCSPQNMASSVCSPAGVNSVSSTTANFGNFAVHSPIGQGTPLSRSPNVENRGSMLHSPAHVSNVGSPLSSPISSMKSPISSPPSHCSVKSPVSSPSNITMRSSVSSPANLNSRSSIASPSNANNRSTRSSPAASTVGSSICSPINSSLGFPASSTPAGPSRSQDTVPSPETKDKGAQELTFPKMEEMENAISNNSQMNLVQFIKPEPDGSFGSACIGDSRKINSDSPFSVPVKQESAKHPCSGASFKGNQTVNPFPFTDGSYFSFMDDKDYYSLSGILGPPVSSFDGSCEGSGFPNPGLRVGIKQEPDDGSYYQENSLPSSAIVGVNSGGQSFHYRIGAQGTISLSRPVAREQAFQHLSSFPPVSTLVETWKSHSELASRRSDGYPVLEYIPENVSSSSLRSVSTGSSRPSKVCLVCGDEASGCHYGVVTCGSCKVFFKRAVEGQHNYLCAGRNDCIIDKIRRKNCPACRLQKCLQAGMNLGARKSKKLGKLKGIHEEQPQQRQQPPPQSPEEGTTYIAPVTEPSVNTALVPHMSAISPALTPSPVKILESIEPEIVYAGYDSSKPDTAEYLLSTLNRLAGKQMIQVVKWAKILPGFRNLPLEDQITLIQYSWMCLSSFALSWRSYKHTNSQFLYFAPDLIFDEERMRQSAMFELCQGMHQISLQFVRLQLSFEEYTIMKVLLLLSTVPKDGLKSQAAFEEMRANYIKELKKMVTKCPSNSGQSWQRFYQLTKLLDSMHDLVSDLLEFCFYTFRESQALKVEFPAMLVEIISDQLPKVESGNAKPLYFHRK
- the NR3C2 gene encoding mineralocorticoid receptor isoform X3; the protein is METKGYHSYPEGLDMERRWGQVSQSVEYSSVGAGEQTDDNNYMEIVNVSCATGAFANSSAQGNNKEKPELLSCLQQDSSQPGLLPSDIKTETESKELSATVAESMGLYMDSIRDADYPYDQQNQGSPGKMYQNVEQLVKLYKENGHCSSPLHSTSRPLRSLMSDSGSTVNGGAMHAIVKSPIMCQEKSPSGCSPQNMASSVCSPAGVNSVSSTTANFGNFAVHSPIGQGTPLSRSPNVENRGSMLHSPAHVSNVGSPLSSPISSMKSPISSPPSHCSVKSPVSSPSNITMRSSVSSPANLNSRSSIASPSNANNRSTRSSPAASTVGSSICSPINSSLGFPASSTPAGPSRSQDTVPSPETKDKGAQELTFPKMEEMENAISNNSQMNLVQFIKPEPDGSFGSACIGDSRKINSDSPFSVPVKQESAKHPCSGASFKGNQTVNPFPFTDGSYFSFMDDKDYYSLSGILGPPVSSFDGSCEGSGFPNPGLRVGIKQEPDDGSYYQENSLPSSAIVGVNSGGQSFHYRIGAQGTISLSRPVAREQAFQHLSSFPPVSTLVETWKSHSELASRRSDGYPVLEYIPENVSSSSLRSVSTGSSRPSKVCLVCGDEASGCHYGVVTCGSCKVFFKRAVEGQHNYLCAGRNDCIIDKIRRKNCPACRLQKCLQAGMNLGARKSKKLGKLKGIHEEQPQQRQQPPPQSPEEGTTYIAPVTEPSVNTALVPHMSAISPALTPSPVKILESIEPEIVYAGYDSSKPDTAEYLLSTLNRLAGKQMIQVVKWAKILPGFRNLPLEDQITLIQYSWMCLSSFALSWRSYKHTNSQFLYFAPDLIFDEERMRQSAMFELCQGMHQISLQFVRLQLSFEEYTIMKVLLLLSTVPKDGLKSQAAFEEMRANYIKELKKMVTKCPSNSGQSWQRFYQLTKLLDSMHDVVAEGGQNPPLLLTEEQGRLGPKFTLAKG
- the NR3C2 gene encoding mineralocorticoid receptor isoform X1, which codes for MSLLVMETKGYHSYPEGLDMERRWGQVSQSVEYSSVGAGEQTDDNNYMEIVNVSCATGAFANSSAQGNNKEKPELLSCLQQDSSQPGLLPSDIKTETESKELSATVAESMGLYMDSIRDADYPYDQQNQGSPGKMYQNVEQLVKLYKENGHCSSPLHSTSRPLRSLMSDSGSTVNGGAMHAIVKSPIMCQEKSPSGCSPQNMASSVCSPAGVNSVSSTTANFGNFAVHSPIGQGTPLSRSPNVENRGSMLHSPAHVSNVGSPLSSPISSMKSPISSPPSHCSVKSPVSSPSNITMRSSVSSPANLNSRSSIASPSNANNRSTRSSPAASTVGSSICSPINSSLGFPASSTPAGPSRSQDTVPSPETKDKGAQELTFPKMEEMENAISNNSQMNLVQFIKPEPDGSFGSACIGDSRKINSDSPFSVPVKQESAKHPCSGASFKGNQTVNPFPFTDGSYFSFMDDKDYYSLSGILGPPVSSFDGSCEGSGFPNPGLRVGIKQEPDDGSYYQENSLPSSAIVGVNSGGQSFHYRIGAQGTISLSRPVAREQAFQHLSSFPPVSTLVETWKSHSELASRRSDGYPVLEYIPENVSSSSLRSVSTGSSRPSKVCLVCGDEASGCHYGVVTCGSCKVFFKRAVEGQHNYLCAGRNDCIIDKIRRKNCPACRLQKCLQAGMNLGARKSKKLGKLKGIHEEQPQQRQQPPPQSPEEGTTYIAPVTEPSVNTALVPHMSAISPALTPSPVKILESIEPEIVYAGYDSSKPDTAEYLLSTLNRLAGKQMIQVVKWAKILPGFRNLPLEDQITLIQYSWMCLSSFALSWRSYKHTNSQFLYFAPDLIFDEERMRQSAMFELCQGMHQISLQFVRLQLSFEEYTIMKVLLLLSTVPKDGLKSQAAFEEMRANYIKELKKMVTKCPSNSGQSWQRFYQLTKLLDSMHDLVSDLLEFCFYTFRESQALKVEFPAMLVEIISDQLPKVESGNAKPLYFHRK